One window of Microcoleus vaginatus PCC 9802 genomic DNA carries:
- a CDS encoding PH domain-containing protein → MGIREEVYYEGGPAPGDLILNLLLGLTVVGIPLAVGGIVRALWLRYRITSRRVSVTSGWMGGDRTDVIYSDIVKIVTVPRGFGTYGDMVLTMKNGSRLELRAMPKFRAMYDYINEKLPAAAQKANAAQAK, encoded by the coding sequence ATGGGAATTCGAGAGGAAGTATATTATGAAGGCGGTCCCGCGCCGGGAGACTTGATCCTCAATTTACTCCTGGGGCTGACAGTCGTCGGAATCCCCCTAGCAGTAGGAGGAATTGTCCGGGCTCTGTGGCTGCGGTATCGGATCACGAGCCGTCGAGTGTCCGTAACTAGCGGTTGGATGGGGGGCGATCGCACAGACGTTATCTACTCAGATATAGTCAAAATCGTCACAGTACCTCGCGGTTTCGGGACTTACGGAGACATGGTGCTCACCATGAAAAATGGCAGCCGCTTGGAACTCAGAGCTATGCCGAAATTTCGAGCAATGTATGACTACATTAACGAAAAACTGCCCGCAGCCGCTCAAAAAGCAAACGCGGCCCAAGCTAAATAA
- a CDS encoding ribonuclease P protein component yields MLPETNRLKHRKDFSAVYRKGMRRNSAHFSLRALRKPKSAEFAKPTAEKSLQPTRTGISISLKVSKRAVVRNRIKRQIRAALRQLLPRLRFGWDLVIVVRPIAQECNYAEILQELEQLLVEAEVLDGNSRGSIL; encoded by the coding sequence ATGTTGCCCGAGACAAACCGACTTAAGCACCGAAAAGACTTCAGCGCCGTATACCGCAAGGGAATGCGCCGTAACTCGGCCCATTTCAGCTTAAGAGCTCTGCGTAAACCAAAAAGCGCCGAATTTGCGAAACCGACAGCCGAAAAATCCTTGCAGCCAACTCGCACAGGCATTTCCATCAGCCTGAAAGTCAGCAAACGCGCTGTAGTCCGCAACCGGATTAAGCGTCAGATTCGGGCAGCTTTGCGACAGCTATTGCCCCGATTAAGATTCGGGTGGGATTTAGTAATTGTCGTGCGTCCGATCGCACAAGAGTGCAATTATGCAGAAATTCTGCAAGAATTAGAGCAGTTGTTGGTAGAAGCCGAGGTACTAGATGGGAATTCGAGAGGAAGTATATTATGA
- a CDS encoding RNA-binding protein, whose product MKDSQMQRGQQWLEELLQLSAIPSKVVCEQQEDCYWMTIDESNLTREQVAILVGPNGNVIDAIQYLCNTVQNIGQEVEESIPYTVELNGYRIRRQEELRSMAEYAADQARSTGVEVEIKSLSSAERRQVHSFLSECEDIETYSQGQEPDRRLVVRLR is encoded by the coding sequence ATGAAAGACTCTCAAATGCAGCGCGGACAGCAATGGTTAGAAGAATTGCTACAACTGTCCGCAATTCCTTCAAAAGTGGTATGCGAACAACAAGAAGATTGCTATTGGATGACAATAGATGAAAGCAATCTGACTCGAGAACAAGTTGCAATCTTAGTCGGGCCAAACGGTAATGTAATAGATGCCATTCAGTACCTCTGTAACACGGTTCAGAATATAGGTCAGGAAGTAGAGGAGTCAATTCCTTATACAGTTGAACTAAATGGCTATCGCATCCGCCGCCAAGAGGAATTGCGCTCGATGGCAGAGTACGCAGCAGATCAAGCCCGCTCGACGGGAGTTGAAGTTGAAATAAAATCGCTGTCTTCGGCAGAACGCCGTCAAGTCCACAGCTTTTTGAGCGAATGTGAGGATATAGAAACTTACAGTCAAGGACAAGAACCCGATCGGCGTTTGGTAGTGCGGCTGCGCTGA
- a CDS encoding AAA family ATPase — protein MTIFSDEFELLLRSRYPLIYIPTREEERVEAAIAQSAKKQGSRAVYIWDFVDGYQGNPNDTGFGKRNPLQALEFLEKLPASAPAIFILRDFQRFLEDVSISRKLRNLARLLKSVPKNIVIVSPLISIPEDLSEVMTVLEFPLPAATEIKIEVERLLGATGQAIEGRLLDETVRSCQGLSIERIRRVLAKAIATRGELHPDDAELILEEKRQTIRQTQILDFYPARENISDIGGLDNLKEWLLRRGGAFTERARQYGLPHPRGLLLVGIQGTGKSLTAKAIAHHWHLPLLRLDVGRLFAGLVGESESRTRQMIQLAEALAPCVLWIDEIDKAFAGLDGKGDSGTTSRVFGTFITWLAEKTSPVFVVATANNIQSLPPEMLRKGRFDEIFFVGLPSQEERRAIFEVHLLRLRSHSIKNYDLERLAYETPDFSGAEIEQTLIEAMHIGFSQNRDFTTDDILESASQMVPLARTAQEQIQFLQDWAAAGKARLASRYGSLSRRIQG, from the coding sequence ATGACTATTTTTAGCGACGAGTTTGAACTACTGCTGCGATCGCGCTACCCCCTAATTTACATTCCCACACGGGAAGAAGAGCGCGTAGAAGCGGCGATCGCCCAAAGTGCCAAAAAACAAGGTTCTCGCGCCGTATACATCTGGGATTTTGTTGATGGCTACCAAGGCAATCCCAACGATACAGGTTTTGGCAAGCGCAACCCGCTGCAAGCTTTGGAATTTCTCGAAAAATTGCCCGCCTCCGCGCCGGCAATTTTTATTCTGCGGGACTTTCAGCGGTTTTTGGAAGATGTCTCGATTTCCCGCAAGCTGCGGAATTTGGCGAGACTCCTCAAATCAGTGCCCAAAAATATTGTCATCGTATCTCCTCTAATTTCGATCCCTGAAGACCTCAGCGAAGTGATGACTGTTTTGGAGTTTCCCCTGCCTGCGGCGACGGAAATCAAAATTGAGGTAGAAAGGCTATTAGGGGCTACCGGACAAGCTATTGAAGGGCGTTTGCTGGACGAAACAGTGCGCTCATGTCAAGGGCTGTCGATCGAACGAATCCGCCGAGTTTTGGCAAAGGCGATCGCCACCAGAGGCGAACTCCATCCCGACGACGCGGAACTGATTTTAGAAGAAAAGCGCCAAACAATTCGCCAAACTCAAATTCTGGATTTTTACCCAGCCCGCGAAAATATTTCCGATATCGGCGGTTTGGACAATCTCAAAGAATGGCTGCTGCGGCGCGGCGGTGCTTTTACCGAACGAGCCCGCCAATATGGTTTGCCGCATCCCAGAGGTTTGTTGTTAGTCGGAATTCAAGGAACCGGAAAATCCTTAACAGCAAAGGCGATTGCCCACCACTGGCATTTGCCTTTACTGCGCTTGGATGTCGGGCGCTTGTTTGCCGGATTAGTCGGGGAATCAGAATCCCGCACCAGGCAAATGATTCAGCTAGCGGAAGCTTTGGCCCCCTGCGTGCTGTGGATTGACGAGATTGACAAAGCTTTTGCGGGATTAGACGGTAAAGGGGATTCCGGGACAACCAGCCGGGTGTTCGGGACTTTTATTACTTGGTTGGCCGAAAAAACTTCCCCGGTGTTTGTGGTAGCAACAGCCAACAACATCCAGTCTTTGCCGCCAGAAATGCTGAGAAAAGGCAGGTTTGACGAAATATTTTTTGTGGGTTTGCCCAGCCAGGAGGAACGGCGGGCGATTTTTGAGGTACATTTGTTGCGGTTGCGATCGCACAGCATCAAAAATTACGATTTAGAGCGCTTGGCTTACGAAACTCCCGATTTTTCAGGGGCCGAAATCGAGCAAACTTTGATTGAAGCAATGCACATTGGGTTTAGCCAAAATCGAGACTTTACCACAGATGATATTTTAGAATCAGCTAGTCAGATGGTGCCTTTAGCCAGAACGGCTCAAGAACAAATCCAGTTTCTCCAAGATTGGGCCGCTGCGGGGAAAGCTCGCCTTGCTTCTAGATACGGCAGTTTGAGCCGCCGGATTCAGGGGTAA
- a CDS encoding class I SAM-dependent methyltransferase produces the protein MLLPADQRTKLDDTDDNLFYSAPRFVTHVDDGFIEQLTGLYRERLKPNTRIFDMMSSWVSHLPDEMQFAHVEGHGMNEEELAKNRRLNHYFVQNLNANPKLPLPDAEFDAVVNCVSVQYLQHPDAVFAEIHRILKPGGIAIMSFSNRMFYQKAIAAWREGSEGDRVELVKGYFDSVKGANIPGFSKPEVIVRKPNLPSFMQMLRIASGDPFYAVVAHRQS, from the coding sequence ATGTTGCTTCCAGCCGACCAACGCACCAAGTTAGACGACACCGACGACAATTTGTTCTATTCCGCTCCCCGGTTTGTGACTCACGTAGACGATGGATTCATTGAGCAACTCACCGGGTTATATCGGGAACGGCTGAAACCGAATACTCGGATTTTTGATATGATGAGCAGTTGGGTTTCTCACTTGCCCGACGAGATGCAATTTGCCCATGTCGAAGGGCACGGCATGAATGAAGAGGAGTTGGCAAAAAATCGCAGGCTGAATCATTATTTCGTGCAAAATTTGAACGCAAATCCCAAATTGCCACTCCCGGATGCAGAATTTGACGCGGTTGTCAACTGCGTTTCGGTACAGTATTTGCAGCACCCCGATGCGGTTTTTGCCGAGATTCACCGGATTTTGAAGCCGGGGGGCATAGCAATTATGAGTTTTTCCAACCGGATGTTTTATCAAAAGGCGATCGCGGCTTGGCGGGAAGGTTCCGAGGGCGATCGGGTAGAATTAGTCAAGGGTTACTTTGATTCTGTCAAAGGAGCGAATATACCCGGATTTAGCAAGCCGGAAGTAATTGTTCGTAAGCCTAACTTGCCGAGTTTTATGCAAATGCTGCGAATAGCAAGTGGCGATCCGTTTTATGCGGTAGTTGCCCATCGCCAAAGTTAG
- a CDS encoding DUF177 domain-containing protein, with amino-acid sequence METIYIPHLLTKTERKEVIDFEEFIPDLETLTPVRGRLQVAHQGNYLEVKAKAETIVTLTCHRCLKQYNHRLVLNSSELIWLEETANQIDSSSAEIEVPLEDLVENLSPGGYFSPGDWVYEQMCLELPHKQICDTECPGISLTDDANTESSETVSDSRWASLEALKRQLP; translated from the coding sequence ATGGAGACAATTTATATCCCTCATCTACTCACAAAAACTGAGCGGAAAGAGGTCATTGATTTTGAAGAATTTATCCCCGATTTAGAAACTCTTACTCCGGTGCGAGGACGACTGCAAGTGGCTCACCAAGGGAATTATCTTGAGGTGAAGGCAAAAGCAGAAACAATAGTTACTCTCACCTGCCACAGATGCTTGAAGCAATACAATCATCGTTTGGTACTCAACTCATCGGAACTCATCTGGCTGGAAGAAACAGCAAATCAAATAGATTCAAGTTCAGCAGAAATAGAAGTTCCTTTAGAAGATTTGGTGGAAAATTTGTCCCCAGGTGGCTATTTCTCTCCGGGCGATTGGGTGTACGAGCAAATGTGTTTGGAACTGCCGCACAAACAGATATGCGATACTGAATGTCCGGGAATTTCTTTAACTGATGATGCAAATACAGAAAGCTCAGAAACAGTCTCCGACAGTCGCTGGGCGTCTCTGGAAGCACTTAAACGGCAATTGCCTTAG
- the rpmH gene encoding 50S ribosomal protein L34, producing the protein MTQQTLHGTSRKRKRTSGFRARMRTATGRLVIKARRSKGRHRLAV; encoded by the coding sequence ATGACACAGCAAACCCTGCACGGAACCAGTCGCAAAAGAAAAAGAACATCCGGTTTTCGTGCCAGAATGCGTACCGCAACTGGTCGATTGGTAATCAAAGCTCGCCGCAGCAAAGGTCGCCACCGCCTCGCAGTCTAG
- a CDS encoding SH3 domain-containing protein — protein sequence MNSVYSVFKFLVGFLLAIVLMAGASVAAALYFAAKLTTVPEKPVFPNDKTAVQVAGAAPKSTAQASPVSTSSDAPSPKPLEPGAYRAVVTQPIGLILRDTGSRDSNRIGGVGYKEKVVVLEESPDKEWQRIRIEDGNREGWVKGGNTERVEGE from the coding sequence ATGAACAGTGTATATAGCGTTTTCAAGTTTTTAGTGGGTTTTCTGCTCGCGATCGTCCTGATGGCAGGTGCTAGCGTGGCTGCTGCACTTTACTTCGCCGCTAAGCTAACTACTGTCCCCGAAAAACCTGTTTTTCCCAACGACAAAACAGCAGTTCAGGTTGCAGGCGCTGCGCCGAAGTCAACAGCCCAGGCTAGCCCTGTTTCTACATCTAGCGATGCCCCGTCTCCCAAACCCCTGGAACCGGGAGCTTACCGAGCTGTGGTGACTCAGCCGATCGGCTTAATTCTCCGGGATACTGGTAGCCGAGACTCGAACCGCATTGGCGGTGTTGGTTACAAGGAAAAAGTCGTAGTTTTGGAAGAGTCGCCCGACAAAGAGTGGCAGCGAATTCGGATTGAGGATGGCAATCGCGAAGGTTGGGTCAAAGGTGGCAATACTGAAAGAGTCGAGGGCGAATAG
- the yidC gene encoding membrane protein insertase YidC, with protein sequence MDFGISFLSNNLMLPILDFFYGIVPSYGLAIVALTLVIRFALYPLNAGSLRNMRRMKVAQPLMKERVDQIQKLYKENPAKQQEEMSKVYKEFGNPLAGCFPLVLQMPVLFALFATLRGSPFSDINYSVNVQVLPKEQIETVQPQAFATPPQNIYVTGTFHAPVVGVIPGGDKLGIGDTTKINFQTPEGKPLTALAAENKSEIDFEPRWKVIKGEEVVKVDEQGNITALAPGEATVQGTIPGLATNKGFLFIEALGRVGAIDSDGTLHWDILVMILGFGISLYINQTLSGQAQGPNDNPQQATVNKLTPVIFSGMFLFFPLPAGVLMYMLIANIFQTVQSFILSREPLPENLQKIVDEAEAKTKKDQGLDALPFEPKRAKKKA encoded by the coding sequence ATGGATTTCGGTATCTCGTTTCTCTCCAACAACCTCATGCTCCCGATCCTAGATTTTTTCTACGGGATCGTGCCAAGCTACGGTTTAGCGATCGTAGCTCTGACGCTCGTGATTCGCTTTGCTCTTTATCCTCTCAATGCAGGCTCTCTTCGCAATATGCGGCGCATGAAAGTAGCGCAGCCATTGATGAAAGAGCGAGTAGATCAAATTCAAAAACTCTATAAAGAAAATCCTGCAAAACAGCAGGAGGAAATGAGCAAAGTATACAAAGAATTTGGTAATCCTCTAGCAGGATGCTTCCCGTTGGTGCTGCAAATGCCAGTGCTGTTTGCACTGTTTGCAACGCTCAGGGGTTCGCCGTTTTCTGACATAAATTACAGCGTCAACGTTCAAGTTTTGCCCAAAGAACAAATCGAAACTGTTCAACCGCAAGCTTTTGCTACACCGCCACAAAATATTTACGTCACAGGTACTTTTCATGCTCCTGTTGTGGGCGTAATTCCAGGCGGCGACAAACTGGGAATCGGCGACACAACCAAGATTAATTTTCAAACCCCAGAGGGCAAACCTCTCACAGCCCTAGCGGCAGAAAATAAGAGCGAAATCGACTTTGAACCACGCTGGAAAGTCATCAAAGGCGAAGAAGTGGTCAAGGTAGATGAACAGGGCAACATCACGGCTTTAGCGCCCGGTGAAGCCACAGTTCAAGGCACAATCCCCGGATTGGCTACTAACAAAGGATTCCTGTTTATTGAAGCTCTAGGCCGCGTTGGCGCGATCGACTCAGACGGTACACTCCACTGGGATATTTTGGTAATGATCCTGGGCTTCGGCATCAGTTTGTACATCAACCAAACCCTTTCAGGACAAGCACAAGGGCCAAACGACAACCCCCAACAGGCTACAGTTAACAAACTGACGCCAGTCATATTTTCAGGGATGTTTTTGTTCTTCCCGCTGCCCGCAGGCGTGTTGATGTATATGCTGATTGCTAACATCTTCCAAACTGTTCAGTCGTTCATTTTGTCCCGAGAACCGCTGCCCGAAAACCTCCAAAAAATAGTGGACGAAGCAGAGGCGAAAACAAAAAAAGATCAGGGATTAGATGCCCTTCCCTTTGAGCCAAAGCGTGCCAAGAAAAAGGCTTGA